The following are encoded together in the Acidobacteriota bacterium genome:
- a CDS encoding alpha/beta fold hydrolase, with protein sequence MRFAILLCLLAAAPSAFGQAPGRGGRSEDVSVLPAAAAADIARQVAAELRLADFAALESRFDERMKAALPDAALRVFWADTLKRAGALRGCAEPRTSFAGEFTLAFAACTFEKQKAELRLTIRPDGRLAGLFLAPESAARAEWKAPDYVTPAAFTERETSVAAGLVTLPATLSMPKGEGPFPGVVLVHGSGPHDRDETVGGTRVFQDLAQGLASRGIAVLRYEKRTKAYAKELAGTRDMTLKDEVLDDAVAALGVLRAAPGVDAAKVFLLGHSLGGLLAPRIALLDNRTAGVILLAAPSRPMSQVVQDQVEALSGPQASDAQKATAPALRREADALADLYAGRPMAPGTATIFGAPPSYWLELKSQTPALTLSGLGIPVLVLQGGRDYQVSMKDFAGWQRALKDVSRTAFRSYPKLNHLFVAGEGPSAPAEYEKGGHVDRDVVEDVAYFVDRGALRPAAKKKKS encoded by the coding sequence ATGCGCTTCGCCATCCTCCTGTGCCTCCTCGCCGCCGCTCCGTCCGCCTTCGGGCAGGCCCCAGGGCGCGGGGGCAGGTCCGAGGACGTCTCGGTCCTCCCGGCGGCCGCGGCGGCCGACATCGCGCGGCAGGTCGCCGCGGAGCTCAGACTGGCCGACTTCGCCGCCCTCGAGTCGCGTTTCGACGAGCGGATGAAGGCGGCGCTGCCCGACGCGGCCCTGCGCGTCTTCTGGGCCGACACGCTGAAGCGCGCCGGCGCCCTGCGCGGCTGCGCGGAGCCCCGGACGTCGTTCGCGGGCGAGTTCACGCTCGCGTTCGCGGCCTGCACGTTCGAGAAGCAGAAGGCCGAGCTGCGGCTCACGATCCGCCCCGACGGGCGCCTCGCCGGGCTGTTCCTCGCTCCGGAGTCGGCCGCGAGAGCCGAGTGGAAGGCGCCGGACTACGTGACGCCCGCGGCGTTCACCGAGCGGGAAACCTCCGTCGCCGCGGGGCTCGTGACGCTGCCGGCGACGCTCTCGATGCCGAAGGGCGAGGGGCCGTTCCCGGGCGTCGTCCTCGTCCACGGCTCGGGGCCGCACGACCGCGACGAGACCGTCGGCGGGACGCGCGTCTTCCAGGATCTCGCGCAGGGTCTCGCGTCGCGCGGGATCGCCGTCCTCCGGTACGAGAAGCGGACGAAGGCGTACGCGAAGGAGCTCGCGGGCACGCGCGACATGACGCTCAAGGACGAGGTCCTCGACGACGCGGTTGCCGCGCTCGGCGTCCTGCGCGCGGCGCCGGGTGTCGACGCGGCGAAGGTCTTCCTGCTCGGCCACAGCCTCGGCGGGCTCCTCGCGCCGCGGATCGCGCTCCTCGACAACCGGACGGCCGGCGTCATCCTCCTCGCGGCGCCGTCGCGCCCGATGTCGCAGGTCGTGCAAGACCAGGTCGAGGCCCTCTCGGGTCCGCAGGCGAGCGACGCGCAGAAGGCGACGGCTCCGGCGCTCCGGCGGGAGGCCGATGCGCTCGCGGACCTCTACGCGGGCCGCCCGATGGCGCCCGGAACGGCCACGATCTTCGGCGCCCCGCCGTCCTACTGGCTCGAGCTGAAGTCCCAGACCCCGGCGCTCACGCTGTCCGGGCTCGGCATCCCCGTCCTCGTCCTGCAGGGCGGACGCGATTATCAGGTGAGCATGAAGGACTTCGCCGGCTGGCAGCGCGCGCTGAAGGACGTGTCGCGGACGGCATTCCGGTCGTACCCGAAGCTGAACCACCTGTTCGTGGCGGGCGAGGGGCCGAGCGCACCCGCCGAGTACGAGAAGGGCGGGCACGTGGACCGGGACGTCGTCGAGGACGTCGCGTATTTCGTGGACCGCGGCGCGCTGCGCCCGGCGGCGAAGAAGAAGAAGAGCTGA
- the sucC gene encoding ADP-forming succinate--CoA ligase subunit beta, which translates to MKIHEYQAKEVLRGFGVATPRGRVTDSPEEAGRIAKEFGGRAVVKAQVHAGGRGKGGGVKLAKSPEEAEALARKILGMQLVTHQTGPAGQKVKKILVEEALDIAQELYIGITLDRAIGKPVMMVSKQGGMEIEVVAAKDPGAIVKEPFEPSWGLQPYQARKLADALGLTGETHKKAVGFLIALAKAYVATDASLAEINPLLITGTGDVIALDAKMNFDDNALFRHTAIREYRDLDEEDPLEVEASKFGLNYIKLDGNVGCMVNGAGLAMATMDIIQYAGGKPANFLDVGGGANEEQVKNAMRIILSDANVKAVLINIFGGIMRCDIIATGVVNAVKEIGIKVPVVVRLEGTNVEEGKAILKSSGLAVIPADGMKDAAEKVIASLGKAA; encoded by the coding sequence ATGAAAATTCACGAATACCAAGCGAAAGAAGTTCTCCGCGGGTTCGGCGTCGCCACCCCCCGCGGCCGCGTCACGGACTCGCCGGAAGAGGCGGGACGGATCGCGAAAGAGTTCGGCGGGCGCGCCGTCGTCAAGGCGCAGGTTCACGCGGGAGGCCGCGGCAAGGGCGGCGGCGTCAAGCTCGCGAAGAGCCCCGAGGAGGCGGAGGCCCTGGCCCGCAAGATCCTCGGGATGCAGCTCGTCACCCACCAGACGGGCCCGGCCGGGCAGAAGGTCAAGAAGATCCTCGTCGAGGAGGCCCTGGACATCGCCCAGGAGCTCTACATCGGGATCACGCTCGACCGCGCGATCGGCAAGCCCGTCATGATGGTGAGCAAGCAGGGCGGCATGGAGATCGAGGTGGTCGCCGCGAAAGACCCGGGCGCCATCGTCAAGGAGCCGTTCGAGCCGTCGTGGGGCCTGCAGCCCTACCAGGCGCGGAAGCTCGCGGACGCGCTCGGCCTCACGGGCGAGACGCACAAGAAGGCCGTCGGCTTCCTGATCGCGCTCGCGAAGGCGTACGTCGCGACCGACGCGTCGCTCGCCGAGATCAACCCCCTCCTCATCACGGGGACGGGCGACGTCATCGCGCTCGACGCGAAGATGAACTTCGACGACAACGCGCTCTTCCGCCACACGGCGATCCGCGAGTACCGCGACCTCGACGAGGAGGATCCGCTCGAGGTCGAGGCCTCGAAGTTCGGCCTCAACTACATCAAGCTCGACGGCAACGTCGGCTGCATGGTGAACGGCGCCGGCCTCGCGATGGCGACGATGGACATCATCCAGTACGCGGGCGGCAAGCCCGCGAACTTCCTGGACGTCGGCGGCGGCGCGAACGAGGAGCAGGTCAAGAACGCGATGCGGATCATCCTGTCCGACGCGAACGTGAAGGCCGTCCTCATCAACATCTTCGGCGGCATCATGCGGTGCGACATCATCGCGACCGGCGTCGTGAACGCCGTGAAGGAGATCGGCATCAAGGTCCCCGTCGTCGTGCGCCTCGAGGGCACGAACGTCGAGGAGGGGAAGGCGATCCTCAAGAGCTCCGGCCTCGCGGTCATCCCCGCCGACGGCATGAAGGACGCGGCCGAGAAGGTCATCGCGTCGCTCGGAAAGGCGGCCTGA
- a CDS encoding histidine phosphatase family protein: MLIRLVRHGESEGNFAGSLQGSRFDTPLSARGRRQAEALAVRLAEEALDAAWASPLVRARETASVVAAPHGLPLSIDADLMEFDWGVWSGRPFDGVLDQEVSAVRARWRAGETDLAPSGGESPAMAATRAERFLGRLRAADPHAPLVVAHGRFNRILMALLLGRPLSRMDEIRQRNGSLSVFEWDGTAPATPILLDDVSHIPGTIQTDSILSDSVK, translated from the coding sequence ATGCTGATCCGGCTCGTGCGGCACGGCGAGAGCGAAGGCAACTTCGCCGGCTCCCTGCAAGGCTCGCGTTTCGACACGCCGCTCTCGGCCCGCGGGCGGCGCCAGGCCGAGGCGCTCGCGGTCCGGCTCGCGGAAGAGGCCCTCGACGCCGCGTGGGCGAGCCCGCTGGTGCGGGCGCGCGAGACGGCCTCGGTCGTCGCGGCCCCGCACGGCCTCCCGCTCTCGATCGACGCGGACCTCATGGAGTTCGACTGGGGTGTCTGGTCGGGGCGGCCGTTCGACGGCGTCCTCGATCAGGAAGTCTCGGCCGTGCGCGCGCGCTGGCGGGCGGGGGAGACGGACCTCGCCCCGTCGGGCGGCGAGTCCCCGGCGATGGCCGCGACGAGGGCCGAACGGTTTCTCGGCCGCCTGAGGGCGGCCGACCCGCACGCGCCGCTCGTCGTGGCCCACGGGCGGTTCAACCGCATCCTCATGGCCCTGCTCCTCGGCCGCCCCCTCTCGAGGATGGACGAAATCCGGCAGCGAAACGGCTCCCTCTCGGTTTTCGAATGGGACGGGACCGCGCCGGCGACGCCGATCCTTCTCGACGACGTCAGCCACATCCCCGGCACGATCCAGACCGACTCGATCCTGTCGGACAGCGTCAAGTAG
- the sucD gene encoding succinate--CoA ligase subunit alpha, with protein sequence MGANWISQDTKLVVQGLTGREGRFHALASRDYGTKVVAGVTPGKGGTAVDGIPVFDSVAAAVKATGANASMVFVPPPACADAIMEASDAGVALIVAITEGVPVNDMIKAKEYLARGASRLIGPNCPGIIRPSAKVKIGIMPARIHKAGFVGVVSRSGTLTYEAVGQTTALGFGQSICIGIGGDPINGTNFIDTLELFRDDPETQAVIMIGEIGGSAEEEAAAWIKANLKKPVVSFIAGRTAPPGRRMGHAGAIISGGKGTAAEKVDALRAAGVHVADSPALMGETLKKALGK encoded by the coding sequence ATGGGCGCGAACTGGATCTCGCAGGACACGAAGCTCGTGGTGCAGGGCCTCACGGGCCGCGAGGGCCGCTTCCACGCGCTCGCGAGCCGCGACTACGGCACGAAGGTCGTCGCGGGCGTCACGCCCGGCAAGGGCGGCACCGCCGTCGACGGCATCCCCGTGTTCGACTCCGTGGCTGCCGCCGTCAAGGCGACCGGCGCGAACGCTTCGATGGTGTTCGTGCCGCCGCCGGCCTGCGCGGACGCGATCATGGAAGCGTCCGACGCGGGCGTCGCGCTCATCGTCGCGATCACCGAGGGCGTCCCCGTCAACGACATGATCAAGGCGAAGGAGTACCTCGCCAGGGGCGCGAGCCGGCTCATCGGGCCGAACTGCCCCGGCATCATCCGCCCCTCCGCCAAGGTCAAGATCGGCATCATGCCGGCGCGCATCCACAAGGCCGGGTTCGTCGGCGTCGTCTCCCGCTCGGGAACGCTCACCTACGAGGCCGTCGGCCAGACGACCGCGCTCGGCTTCGGGCAGTCGATCTGCATCGGCATCGGCGGCGACCCGATCAACGGCACGAACTTCATCGACACGCTGGAGCTCTTCCGCGACGACCCCGAGACGCAGGCCGTCATCATGATCGGCGAGATCGGCGGCAGCGCCGAGGAAGAGGCCGCGGCCTGGATCAAGGCGAACCTCAAGAAGCCCGTCGTGTCGTTCATCGCGGGCCGGACGGCCCCTCCCGGCCGCCGCATGGGCCACGCCGGCGCGATCATCTCCGGCGGCAAGGGCACGGCGGCCGAGAAGGTCGACGCGCTGCGGGCGGCCGGCGTCCACGTCGCCGACTCCCCCGCGCTCATGGGCGAGACGCTGAAGAAGGCGCTCGGCAAGTAG
- a CDS encoding PIG-L family deacetylase — protein MGAFVRFSLLAAAIVSFAPAARAQVRAPLPASPAPVPFSPAPLPSHVPAPASVMWIGAHPDDEAIAAPLLARWCRDGRARCSFLIATRGEKGPCLLPAGCLPDLATVRSAEAAASAEFFGADLILLSLPDGGGATAPPWAPGTPRGADLAATLAAFIRAEAPEIVLTFDPRHGTTCHPDHRAVADLALEAVVLLSAPPRVYLLETRVTIDTEAIAFHFAPAAPGTIRFDATTPLASTAGPAWNAIESDMERHPSQFDAAWRAAVSHVPESDRAVFLAPAAEILRKTVSACP, from the coding sequence ATGGGCGCCTTCGTTCGGTTTTCGTTACTCGCCGCCGCGATCGTGTCGTTCGCGCCTGCGGCCCGCGCGCAGGTGCGCGCGCCGCTCCCCGCCTCGCCGGCCCCCGTGCCGTTCTCCCCGGCGCCTCTCCCGTCCCACGTCCCTGCCCCGGCGTCCGTGATGTGGATTGGCGCCCATCCCGACGACGAGGCGATCGCGGCCCCGCTTCTCGCGCGCTGGTGCCGCGACGGGCGCGCGCGCTGCTCCTTCCTGATCGCCACGCGCGGCGAGAAGGGCCCGTGCCTTCTCCCGGCGGGCTGCCTGCCCGACCTCGCGACGGTCCGAAGCGCGGAGGCGGCGGCATCGGCGGAGTTCTTCGGCGCGGATCTGATCCTCCTCTCGCTGCCGGACGGCGGAGGCGCCACAGCTCCTCCGTGGGCGCCCGGCACGCCGCGCGGGGCCGACCTCGCCGCGACGCTCGCCGCGTTCATTCGCGCGGAGGCGCCCGAGATCGTCCTCACGTTCGACCCGCGCCACGGGACGACCTGTCACCCGGACCACCGCGCCGTCGCGGATCTCGCCCTCGAAGCCGTGGTCCTGCTGAGCGCGCCGCCCCGCGTCTATCTCCTCGAGACCCGCGTAACGATCGATACCGAGGCGATCGCGTTCCACTTCGCGCCCGCGGCGCCGGGAACGATCCGTTTCGACGCGACCACCCCGCTCGCATCGACGGCCGGCCCGGCCTGGAACGCGATCGAATCCGACATGGAGCGCCACCCGAGCCAGTTCGACGCCGCGTGGCGGGCGGCCGTCTCGCACGTCCCCGAGAGCGACCGCGCCGTCTTCCTCGCGCCCGCGGCCGAGATCCTCCGGAAGACCGTGTCGGCCTGCCCGTAG
- a CDS encoding DUF1569 domain-containing protein: MKSFFESSDRRELLDRLDGLRPDAARLWGKMNPAQMCARCAIALEVAAGDVPKTQAFIGKVLAPFVKKKFLHGTEPLSKNSPTDPTFVVSDPRDFEKEKARLVAVAARFCDAGARAADGRIHSFFGRMTGDEWGVLMYKHLDHHLRQFGA, encoded by the coding sequence ATGAAGAGTTTCTTCGAGTCGTCCGACCGCCGGGAGCTGCTCGACCGCCTCGACGGGCTGCGGCCGGACGCGGCGCGCCTGTGGGGGAAGATGAACCCCGCACAGATGTGCGCGCGCTGCGCGATCGCGCTGGAGGTTGCCGCCGGCGACGTCCCGAAGACGCAGGCTTTCATCGGCAAGGTGCTGGCCCCGTTCGTCAAGAAGAAGTTCCTTCACGGAACGGAGCCCCTTTCGAAGAACTCTCCGACGGACCCGACGTTCGTCGTCTCCGACCCGCGGGACTTCGAGAAGGAGAAGGCGCGGCTCGTCGCGGTGGCGGCGCGCTTCTGTGACGCGGGCGCCCGTGCCGCGGACGGCCGCATTCACTCGTTCTTCGGAAGGATGACGGGCGACGAGTGGGGCGTGCTCATGTACAAGCACCTCGACCACCATCTCAGGCAGTTCGGGGCGTAG
- a CDS encoding class I SAM-dependent methyltransferase translates to MARSARDFPLVSAALDDAAIRALFTERFLVATEIYDALVDAACWKLLGDIGALPWPGPGGERDEEDLLAQYPERARPALRYMVEKLVDAGFLRRVSERGAAGEAPASPGAPAPINLLRKSSYALSPTGAQPGAVGSLAAELAAAEPDAAVGAEIVSLLADEGAAFLRGEKTGEEILFSPARLPLWIRYFSNANILYAINNTLGAEALTRVLPASGAEILEIGGGCGSAAEAALSRLGTRVARWRFTELVPTFARRGERAARAAAAPGTLVEAAKLDMTKPWAEQGVVPGTFDAVYSVNCFHVAPDLGFVLAEAKAALKPGGVVVVSECVKPGAHPPPSYVDFVFNFLASFTNVTLDPVLRPNHGFLSPAAWRASFAAAGLHGVEVLPDVDAVAARFPKFFVGALVARA, encoded by the coding sequence ATGGCCCGCTCCGCCCGCGACTTCCCGCTCGTCTCGGCCGCACTCGACGACGCGGCGATCCGCGCGCTCTTCACGGAGCGCTTTCTGGTCGCGACGGAGATCTACGACGCCCTCGTGGACGCGGCGTGCTGGAAGCTGCTGGGAGACATCGGCGCCCTCCCTTGGCCAGGACCGGGAGGAGAGAGAGACGAAGAGGATCTTCTTGCTCAATACCCCGAGCGCGCCCGCCCCGCGCTCCGGTACATGGTCGAGAAGCTCGTGGACGCGGGATTTCTTAGAAGGGTGAGTGAGCGCGGCGCGGCGGGTGAGGCCCCGGCGAGTCCCGGCGCCCCGGCCCCTATTAACCTTCTAAGAAAATCTTCATACGCCTTATCCCCGACCGGGGCGCAGCCCGGCGCGGTCGGTTCCCTCGCCGCCGAGCTCGCGGCCGCGGAGCCGGACGCGGCCGTCGGCGCCGAGATCGTCTCCCTGCTCGCGGACGAGGGCGCCGCGTTCCTCCGCGGCGAGAAGACGGGCGAGGAGATCCTGTTCTCCCCGGCGCGGCTGCCGCTCTGGATCCGGTACTTCTCGAACGCGAACATCCTCTATGCCATCAACAACACGCTCGGCGCCGAGGCGCTCACGCGCGTGCTCCCCGCGTCGGGCGCCGAGATCCTGGAGATCGGCGGCGGCTGCGGGAGCGCCGCGGAGGCCGCGCTCTCCCGACTCGGGACGCGCGTGGCGCGCTGGCGCTTCACGGAGCTCGTGCCGACGTTCGCGCGCCGAGGCGAACGCGCCGCCCGCGCGGCCGCGGCGCCGGGGACGCTCGTCGAGGCCGCAAAGCTGGACATGACGAAGCCCTGGGCGGAGCAGGGCGTCGTTCCGGGCACGTTCGACGCCGTCTACTCCGTGAACTGCTTCCACGTGGCGCCCGACCTCGGCTTCGTCCTCGCCGAGGCGAAGGCGGCGCTGAAGCCGGGAGGCGTCGTCGTCGTCTCGGAGTGCGTGAAGCCGGGCGCGCACCCGCCGCCGTCCTACGTCGATTTCGTCTTCAATTTCCTGGCGAGCTTCACGAACGTGACGCTGGACCCCGTGCTGCGTCCGAACCACGGCTTCCTGTCGCCGGCCGCGTGGCGCGCGTCCTTCGCCGCCGCGGGGCTCCACGGCGTGGAGGTCCTGCCGGACGTCGACGCCGTCGCCGCGCGCTTCCCGAAGTTCTTCGTGGGCGCGCTCGTCGCGCGCGCGTAG
- a CDS encoding VWA domain-containing protein: MLIQRLPLLQMLLAPALMLGAGVSAQVSTPAKTTSSVSVGYVMVPFVLTDLKGKPVADLKEKDVTLLVDGQPVQTDLFSRSDDAPVSFTILLDSSGSMGLVGKMGGARAAVRALVEQKLPGDDFSLYAFSSGAVREIVPFTPDTARLLAAVDAVTPHGRTAFYDALARMPDRTLLGRNGSRAIILLTDGIDNASELTRDDLATLLEGVDVPVYPIGLRSPGAPLVPQPGVTPEAMLNLDILAHVARLTGGLLSIVDEPTQLPAAIARVEKDLRTQYLMGFTPTGAGPVRYRRISLRLSGPARPVRVRAGYRGTLPPIKGG, from the coding sequence ATGCTGATACAGAGACTTCCGCTTCTTCAGATGCTCCTCGCGCCCGCCTTGATGCTGGGCGCCGGGGTGTCGGCGCAGGTCTCCACGCCGGCAAAAACGACCAGTTCGGTCTCCGTCGGCTACGTAATGGTGCCTTTTGTCCTCACGGACCTGAAGGGAAAGCCGGTCGCGGACCTCAAGGAAAAGGACGTCACGCTCCTCGTGGACGGCCAGCCCGTCCAGACGGACCTCTTCTCGAGGAGCGACGACGCGCCCGTCTCGTTCACGATTCTTCTCGACAGTTCGGGCTCCATGGGCCTCGTCGGCAAGATGGGCGGCGCCCGCGCCGCGGTGCGCGCGCTCGTCGAGCAGAAGCTGCCGGGCGACGACTTCTCGCTCTACGCCTTCTCTTCGGGGGCCGTCCGCGAAATCGTGCCCTTCACACCGGACACCGCGAGGCTCCTCGCGGCCGTCGACGCCGTGACGCCCCACGGGCGCACCGCGTTCTACGACGCGCTCGCCCGGATGCCCGACCGCACGCTCCTCGGGCGGAACGGGTCGCGCGCGATCATCCTTCTCACCGACGGGATCGACAACGCCTCCGAGCTCACGCGAGACGACCTCGCGACGCTCCTCGAGGGCGTCGACGTGCCCGTTTATCCGATCGGCCTGCGCTCTCCCGGCGCGCCGCTCGTCCCGCAGCCCGGCGTGACGCCCGAAGCGATGCTCAACCTCGACATCCTTGCGCACGTCGCGCGCCTCACCGGAGGGCTCCTCTCGATCGTCGACGAACCCACGCAGCTGCCGGCCGCGATCGCACGCGTCGAGAAGGACCTGCGCACGCAGTACCTCATGGGCTTCACGCCCACGGGCGCGGGGCCGGTCCGCTACCGACGCATCTCATTACGACTTTCAGGCCCCGCAAGACCCGTCCGCGTGAGGGCGGGCTACCGGGGCACGCTGCCGCCCATCAAGGGCGGCTGA
- a CDS encoding Arc family DNA-binding protein has protein sequence MATLTLKNVPEELVDQLKEEAKQNRRSLNQEALSRLEGTIARRRRSSEEVIADLRRLHKRLGSRPIMTDALIERAKREGRP, from the coding sequence ATGGCGACGCTCACCCTGAAGAACGTTCCCGAGGAGCTCGTGGATCAGCTCAAGGAAGAAGCGAAGCAGAATCGGCGGAGCCTGAATCAGGAGGCGCTCTCCCGCCTCGAAGGCACGATCGCGCGTCGGAGACGCTCCTCGGAGGAGGTCATCGCCGACCTCCGCCGCCTGCACAAACGGCTCGGCTCCCGACCGATCATGACGGATGCGCTGATCGAGCGAGCGAAGCGGGAGGGGCGACCGTGA
- the ndk gene encoding nucleoside-diphosphate kinase gives MEKTFAIIKPDAVESKNAGKILSRIEAEGFRVVAFKRHNITKAEAESFYGEHAAKGFFSALVAYMTSGPVYVAVLDRDNGVAHWRATMGATDPGKADAGTIRKEFGQSIERNAVHGSANPADAAREVTFFFPAIDLL, from the coding sequence ATGGAAAAAACATTCGCCATCATCAAGCCTGACGCCGTCGAGTCGAAGAACGCCGGGAAGATCCTTTCGCGCATCGAAGCGGAGGGCTTCCGGGTCGTCGCCTTCAAACGCCACAACATCACGAAGGCCGAAGCCGAGTCGTTCTACGGAGAGCACGCGGCCAAGGGCTTCTTCTCCGCCCTCGTCGCCTACATGACGTCGGGGCCCGTCTACGTCGCCGTCCTCGATCGCGACAATGGCGTCGCCCACTGGCGCGCCACGATGGGCGCGACGGACCCGGGCAAGGCCGACGCCGGAACGATCCGCAAGGAGTTCGGCCAGTCGATCGAGCGCAACGCGGTGCACGGCTCGGCGAACCCCGCCGACGCGGCCCGCGAAGTGACGTTCTTCTTCCCCGCCATCGATCTGCTCTGA
- a CDS encoding TVP38/TMEM64 family protein translates to MQELLRSFQVWVVGLGPIGWILYALVYAVCCVLFVPASILTLGAGAVYGLGTGTAVVLAGATLGATLSFLLAKSVLRNRIEKMTAGNAKFAALDRAIAKEGAKIVFLVRLSPVFPFTYINYAFGLTGVRTLPYVLASFVGMIPGTFAYVYLGAAAATAASGGTDATKKALQIGGAVAAVLVSIFVARVASKAIRGAGVGET, encoded by the coding sequence GTGCAGGAGCTGCTTCGGAGCTTCCAGGTCTGGGTCGTGGGCCTCGGGCCGATCGGGTGGATCCTCTACGCCCTCGTCTACGCGGTCTGCTGCGTCCTCTTCGTCCCCGCGTCGATCCTCACGCTCGGGGCCGGAGCGGTCTACGGCCTCGGGACCGGCACCGCGGTCGTCCTCGCGGGCGCGACGCTGGGCGCCACGCTCTCGTTCCTCCTCGCGAAGTCGGTCCTCCGAAACAGGATCGAGAAGATGACGGCGGGCAACGCGAAGTTCGCGGCGCTGGACAGGGCGATCGCGAAGGAGGGCGCGAAGATCGTCTTCCTCGTGCGGCTCTCCCCGGTCTTCCCGTTCACGTACATCAACTACGCGTTCGGGCTCACGGGCGTGCGCACGCTCCCGTACGTCCTGGCGTCGTTCGTCGGGATGATCCCGGGCACGTTCGCCTACGTGTACCTCGGAGCCGCCGCTGCGACCGCCGCCTCGGGCGGAACGGACGCGACGAAGAAGGCGCTCCAGATCGGCGGCGCCGTGGCCGCCGTCCTCGTCTCGATCTTCGTCGCGCGCGTCGCTTCGAAGGCGATCAGGGGCGCGGGCGTCGGCGAGACCTAG
- a CDS encoding type II toxin-antitoxin system VapC family toxin translates to MIVVDTNLIAYAVVPGERTDAALAVLGADPAWVAPALWRSELRNALATTMRAGKLSLAGAVDAFEQADRLVTDADLQDATAACLKLAAEGRTSAYDAEFVLVAERLGLPLVTADRKLAKAFPGRVLSPEEFVARH, encoded by the coding sequence GTGATCGTCGTCGACACGAACCTGATCGCCTACGCTGTCGTGCCCGGCGAACGCACGGACGCCGCGCTCGCGGTTCTCGGAGCCGATCCGGCCTGGGTGGCCCCGGCCCTCTGGCGGTCCGAGCTGCGCAATGCGCTCGCGACGACGATGCGCGCCGGAAAGCTGAGTCTGGCCGGCGCTGTCGACGCCTTCGAACAGGCGGACCGGCTGGTGACGGATGCGGATCTCCAGGATGCGACCGCAGCCTGCCTGAAGCTCGCTGCGGAGGGGAGAACCTCGGCGTACGACGCGGAGTTCGTCCTCGTTGCCGAGCGCCTGGGCCTTCCGCTCGTCACTGCGGATCGAAAGCTCGCGAAAGCCTTCCCGGGCCGCGTCCTCTCGCCGGAAGAATTCGTCGCCCGGCATTGA
- a CDS encoding FAD-dependent oxidoreductase has translation MERYNLVVIGGGSGGLVVAAGGAGLGARVALVEKHVLPYEPVGRAPVQGMGGDCLQYGCVPSKALLAAAKAAHAARRAARFGIRGSGDPGVQDLGPVMDWVRSAQAEIAPNDCVERFASLGVDVLLGVGRLKSAHEVEVNGTTVWGRNIVVATGSRARIPDAPGLAEAGFLTNESVFDLRALPKRLLVMGGGPIGVELGQAFRRLGSEVTIVSSSAHICPKEDADVAAVLAAGLRGEGVVIHDESSASSVAGRGGAKVVNVKKKDGTTFDVETDAILVAAGRRPNVGGLGLESAGVAFSEKGVVTDAKCRTNVPSVWAIGDVAGPYLFTHWAGYQAGIVLRNTLSPSRSRNATWRIRRGSRTRTPRSHAWASRRRTRRRRVFRTEFSAPVSRTTTARSATAPAARTS, from the coding sequence ATGGAACGCTACAACCTCGTCGTGATCGGAGGCGGCTCCGGCGGCCTCGTCGTCGCCGCCGGCGGCGCGGGCCTCGGAGCGCGCGTCGCGCTCGTCGAGAAGCACGTCCTTCCCTACGAGCCGGTGGGCCGCGCGCCCGTCCAGGGCATGGGCGGCGACTGCCTGCAGTACGGCTGCGTTCCCTCGAAGGCTCTCCTCGCCGCCGCGAAGGCCGCCCACGCCGCGCGCCGCGCGGCGCGATTCGGCATCCGCGGCTCGGGCGATCCGGGCGTGCAGGACCTCGGGCCCGTCATGGACTGGGTGCGCTCGGCGCAGGCCGAGATCGCGCCGAACGACTGCGTCGAGCGCTTCGCGAGCCTCGGCGTCGACGTCCTTCTCGGCGTGGGCCGCCTGAAGTCGGCGCACGAGGTCGAGGTGAACGGGACGACGGTGTGGGGCCGGAACATCGTCGTCGCGACGGGCTCGCGCGCGCGCATCCCGGACGCGCCCGGCCTCGCCGAGGCCGGCTTCCTCACGAACGAGAGCGTCTTCGACCTCCGCGCGCTCCCGAAGCGCCTCCTCGTGATGGGCGGCGGCCCGATCGGCGTCGAGCTCGGCCAGGCGTTCCGCCGGCTCGGCTCCGAGGTCACGATCGTGTCGTCTTCCGCGCACATCTGCCCGAAGGAGGACGCCGACGTCGCGGCCGTCCTCGCGGCGGGCCTGCGCGGGGAGGGCGTCGTGATCCACGACGAGTCCTCGGCATCGTCGGTCGCCGGGCGCGGCGGCGCGAAGGTCGTGAACGTCAAGAAGAAGGACGGGACGACGTTCGACGTGGAGACCGACGCGATCCTCGTCGCCGCCGGCCGCCGCCCGAACGTGGGCGGCCTCGGCCTCGAGTCCGCGGGCGTCGCGTTCTCGGAGAAGGGCGTCGTGACGGACGCGAAATGCCGGACGAACGTCCCGTCCGTCTGGGCGATCGGCGACGTCGCGGGCCCGTACCTGTTCACGCACTGGGCCGGCTACCAGGCGGGGATCGTCCTTAGGAACACGCTCTCCCCGTCGCGCTCGCGAAATGCGACGTGGCGAATACGCCGTGGATCACGTACACGGACCCCGAGATCGCACGCGTGGGCCTCTCGGAGGAGGACGCGAAGGCGCAGGGTATTCCGCACCGAGTTTTCCGCGCCGGTTTCGCGCACAACGACCGCGCGATCTGCGACGGCACCGGCGGCGCGAACTTCATGA